One genomic segment of Catalinimonas alkaloidigena includes these proteins:
- a CDS encoding HAD family hydrolase, with translation MNQPNIQNIIFDLGGVIIDIDPQRSFQAISNFSLGNKGHEQQLSLDTQLFINYEKGLIDNDAFREGIRKLTGNTSVKDEEIDEAWNLMLLQIPLEKLQILEKLNNRYNTFVLSNTNAIHVNAFNQIIQKNSGKATINHYFNKVYYSHELKLRKPEPEIYQYVIEDMKLSSGDTLFIDDRLENIEAASASGLQTFHVQTGKGIVEFFEDI, from the coding sequence ATGAATCAACCAAATATTCAAAATATCATTTTTGATCTCGGCGGGGTTATTATTGATATAGACCCACAGCGATCATTTCAGGCAATTTCTAATTTTAGCCTGGGAAATAAAGGTCATGAACAACAATTATCACTGGACACTCAATTGTTCATAAACTATGAAAAAGGCCTGATTGACAATGACGCATTTAGGGAAGGAATTCGTAAGCTTACCGGAAATACTTCAGTCAAAGACGAGGAAATTGATGAGGCCTGGAATTTAATGCTTTTACAGATCCCATTAGAAAAATTACAAATTCTGGAAAAGTTGAATAACAGGTATAACACATTTGTGCTGAGCAATACCAATGCCATCCATGTAAATGCTTTTAACCAGATCATTCAAAAAAATAGCGGCAAAGCTACCATCAACCATTACTTTAATAAAGTTTATTATTCTCACGAATTAAAACTTAGAAAGCCAGAGCCTGAGATTTACCAATATGTAATTGAGGATATGAAGCTAAGTAGTGGTGATACATTATTTATTGACGACAGACTTGAAAATATAGAAGCAGCCTCTGCATCTGGATTACAGACCTTTCATGTGCAGACAGGCAAAGGTATTGTTGAATTTTTTGAAGATATATGA
- a CDS encoding site-2 protease family protein has protein sequence MNPRTKRLSIHLGLFILTLITTTLAGAEWQLGRFLFWDKDVLTWDYFAKGLAFSLPFLGFLTVHEFGHYFTAKFHKIKVTLPYYLPQWFGFLLAPSIGTFGAFIRIKDFVNSRKIYFDIGISGPLAGFVVALGVLYYGFTHLPPPEYIFEIHPEYEQYGLDYAEHVYEDNPGTLRLGSNLIFEFFKEYVADPERMPNAFEIIHYPWLFAGFLALFFTAINLLPIGQLDGGHILYGLIGSRLHRKVSATLFVIFVFYAGLGTVNPFEPINDMLFNVPLYLGFLYIIFSRVTTSVQTNFLIALSVLSTQFIIASIDPTLSGYPGWLVFGLLIGRFLGIYHPPVMINYPLSSGRKILGWIALIVFILCFSPSPFIIEY, from the coding sequence ATGAACCCCAGAACGAAGCGATTAAGTATACACCTCGGATTATTTATTCTTACTTTAATAACTACAACATTGGCCGGAGCTGAGTGGCAGCTTGGCCGGTTTTTATTTTGGGATAAGGATGTATTGACCTGGGATTATTTTGCGAAAGGGCTGGCTTTTTCGCTGCCATTTCTTGGCTTTCTTACTGTGCATGAGTTTGGGCATTACTTCACTGCCAAATTTCATAAAATTAAAGTTACATTACCTTACTACTTACCCCAGTGGTTTGGCTTTTTGCTGGCTCCATCTATCGGAACTTTTGGTGCCTTTATCCGAATAAAAGACTTTGTAAATAGTCGTAAAATATACTTTGACATAGGAATTTCAGGCCCACTGGCAGGTTTCGTGGTTGCGTTGGGAGTCTTATACTATGGGTTCACTCATTTACCTCCTCCTGAGTACATTTTTGAGATACATCCCGAATATGAACAGTACGGCCTAGATTATGCTGAGCATGTGTATGAAGATAATCCAGGGACATTGAGGTTAGGCTCAAACTTAATTTTTGAGTTTTTTAAAGAATATGTCGCTGATCCGGAACGCATGCCAAACGCCTTTGAAATCATCCATTATCCCTGGTTATTTGCTGGTTTTTTAGCGCTTTTCTTTACGGCGATTAACCTTCTACCCATAGGCCAACTTGATGGGGGACATATTTTGTATGGATTAATAGGTAGCAGATTGCACCGTAAGGTTTCCGCTACCCTTTTTGTAATTTTTGTTTTCTATGCAGGTTTAGGTACAGTAAATCCATTTGAACCTATAAATGATATGTTATTTAATGTGCCTTTATATTTAGGTTTTCTTTATATCATATTTTCAAGAGTTACCACTTCTGTACAAACAAATTTTTTAATCGCCCTCTCGGTACTAAGTACGCAATTTATTATTGCCAGCATTGATCCTACGCTAAGTGGCTACCCTGGTTGGTTAGTTTTTGGCTTATTGATAGGAAGGTTTTTAGGCATATACCATCCGCCCGTAATGATCAATTATCCGCTTAGCAGCGGACGAAAGATTTTAGGTTGGATAGCACTGATTGTATTTATCCTTTGTTTCAGCCCATCACCATTCATAATAGAATATTAA